The following DNA comes from Moritella sp. 24.
AGAATTTCTTCGGCACTGTTTTCTGGCAAAGTACTGAATTCACTATAAGGGTTATTACGCAGTAATTTTAGGTAGCTATCAATTTGCTTCACTAAAATTTCTCGGCTTAACGCCTTGTGTGGTGCCGCGTGTAAAATTAATGCACAAATCGTTAATGCATTTACAGCCGCCGCATTATTAATTTTCACCATTACCTGATTAGCAAGATCGCGTGTCGTTTGGTGTAACCATTGAGGCTGCTCTTCAACCGGCATATTCATATCATCACGCCAATTTTCAACGTGTTTATTTAAATATTGGTTAAGGTTAATTGGCTCGCCAAAGTTCACAAATGCCTGGCCGTAGTTTTTTAATTTTTTAGCGATCCCAAATACTTGGAACATGCTTTCTTTTTTCTTATTCGCACCAGACAATTCTTTTACGTAAGTGCTTACTTCCATTACATGATCGTAACCGAGGTATACAGGAACCAAGGTTATTGGTCGGCTTTGCTCTCTTAGCATTGCCTGTAACGTCATATTAAGCATACCTGTTTTTGGTGGTAATAAACGACCTGTTCGGCTTCGACCACCTTCAGTAAAGAATTCTACCGAATAACCTTTAGAGAATAATAAGCTGAGGTATTCTCTAAAAATGGTCGCGTAAAGTTTATTGCCTTTAAATGTACGGCGTAAGAAGAACGCACCACCGCGACGGAACATGGGGCCCGCAGGGAAGAAGTTAAGGTTAATACCAGCTGCGATATGTGGCGGTATCAAGCCTTCGTTATAAATAACGTAAGAAATAAGTAAGTAATCCATGTGGCTACGATGGCAAGGCATGAATACAATTTCATGACCGTCGGCAGCAAGTTTACGTACTTGTTCTGCGTTGTTAACCTTGATACCGCTATAGATTTTGTTCCATAGCCATGTCATGAAGTTACTTGTATTTTTAACTAGCTTATATGAGAAATCACTCGCGATTTCATCAATATAATCATTGGCGCGTTTTTCAGCTTTTTGTGCGGAAATATTTTGCTCTGCGATCTCTACTTGAATCGCTTTTTTCACTTCAGGGTTACGCAGTAATTGCTCAAAAAGTTGGTAGCGATTAGGTAGTTTTGGTCCCGATGCCGCTAGTTTTTGACGGCTGAAATGAATTTTTGCAACACGAATTAATTTTTGAACAATTTTTTCATCAGTACCGTGTTGATCTGCCATGAAACGCAATGATACGGGTTTGTTAAAACGAACTAAATTATCTTTACGGTTAAGACCAACAATGAACGTTTTACGTAAACGGCTTGGAGAAATACTATTCGCTAATGACAGTAACGGTACCTGACCTTCTTTACCTGGTGCGCGGCCCCAAAAAAGAGCGACTGGCATTAACTGTATATCAAGTGCTTTGTCGTCTTTATGCAAGCGTAATAATTGCTGAAACTCATTGAAAAACACATCGGTATCTTTCACTTGGCCAAAGAGTGGCGCAGGGTTATCTAGACAAACATAACTGGGAATTATAACCCCGTTAACTTTTATTGGTGTGAGTGGATCCGGTAAGCCTAGTTCTTTACAGGCGCGTTGCAATGCAACCAGATCGGTCATTGATTTAGTTTTTAATGCATACACGATAGGACGTGTTAAATCTAAATTCAGCGCATTAACTGGATTATCTGGAACATATTGAGATTTAACTAAGCCATTAACGAAACTTCGACTTAACATTGACGGTGTTTGTTGCATAGGAGTTATCATTCTGTTGTTAAAAATGCGAGAGTGCTTACTCCAATAATATCAGATGTGTAGGCATAAATCTGTGTTTAAGCACCTGCAAACGATTAATTCATTATTATGCGGATATCATCACTGCTGATATTGCAAACTGATTATTACTGTATATAATTACAAGAAACTGTATATAAAACCAGTTAGGGTTCATGATGAAAGCATTAACACAAAGACAAGCAGAAGTATTTGCATTAGTTAAGCAACATATTAAAAATACAGGTATGCCACCTACTCGAGCTGAAATCGCGAAAGAGCTTGGTTTTCGTTCTCCTAATGCAGCAGAAGAACATTTAAAAGCATTAGCACGAAAAGGCCATATTGAAATTTTAGCGGGCACTTCTCGAGGTATTCGTTTGTTGGTTGATGCCGAAGACGCGAGCAATGATAGCGGTTTACCTTTAATCGGGCAGGTTGCAGCCGGCGAGCCAATTTTAGCGCAAGAACACATTGAAGCGCACTACAATGTCGATCCTTCAATGTTTACACCGACAGCTGATTTTTTACTGCGTGTACGCGGTGAGAGTATGCGTAATATTGGTATTATGGATGGCGATTTATTAGCGGTACATAAAACGAAGAATATTAGTAAAGGCCAAGTTGTTGTTGCACGTGTAGATGATGAAGTAACAGTGAAACGTTTTGAACAACAAGGCTGTGAAATTTTGCTGCATCCAGAGAACGATGAAATGAGCACTATTCGTGTTGATCTAAACTTTCAACATTTTGATATAGAAGGTGTTGCTGTTGGTATTATCCGTAATACTGATTGGATGTAATCACATTTTTCGTCCATACTTCTGAGGAGAGATAATAAATAATCTGATTATTCATTATCTCTCTTATCTCTCTTATCTCTCTTATCTTCCTTATTTCCTTCTTTTTCGTTCCCCCAAATCTAAAAATCATTTTCTAATTTTGCTCTAACGTCACAGTTTTGATCATCTTTTACTTCTTTATTTAATCCTTTCCTATACTCAACATTAGTTAGAAAAATAATTAAGTTTTTGTGATGGTATGTTTTAGACAATGTAGGATTAGCGATTATGGAACAGCGCTCTATCGCCATGGAATTAGGTGAGAAAATTGATATTACCTCTATCGCGCTGCTTAAAGTAACGCTTGATACACTCCCTATTAACTCTCATTCTCAAGTTTTTGATGCGCATCGTGTTACTCATATCGATAGTGCGTCTTGTCAGCTATTTCATGCTTATGCTCAACATCTAATGATACATAATTCGAGTCTCGTTTTTTTATCACCATCAGATAAATTTATGGCTGTAGTGAAAGCGTTAGGATTCGAATCTTATTTTAATTACGCATAAATATGAGGTGTTCTAATGAAGAGAATATTAGCTGTAGATGACTCGCTATCTATCCGCGAAATGGTTCAATTCACGTTAAAGCAGGCTGGCTATCATGTTGATGCGGCTGTTGATGGTGTGGATGGATTAGCCAAAGCTAAAACTGGGCAGTTTGACCTTATTATCTCTGATATTAATATGCCACGCATGGACGGCATTAGTTTAATTCGCCACTTACGTAATGAAAGTACTTATAAATTTACCCCCATTTTAATGTTAACGACTGAATCAGGTAGTGATATAAAAATGACGGGTAAATCTGCGGGTGCGACTGGCTGGATAGTGAAACCTTTTAATCCAGAAAAACTTATTGCTACCGTTCAAAAAGTGTTGAGGTAGTCATGGATATCGATCTTAAACAGTTCCATCATGTATTTATTGAAGAGTGCGTAGAAGGATTAGAGGTGATGGAGACTGAGCTTCTAAAATTAAATCCAGGTGCTGTTGATAGTGAAGTTATTAACACCATTTTTCGAGTCGCTCACTCAATTAAAGGTGGTGCAGGGACGTTTGGTTTTAATCAGTTAACCGAATTTACGCATGTTGCTGAAGCATTATTAGATGATCTACGTGCAGGAAAATTAACGCTTATCGATGGACATATTCGCCTTTTTTTCAAAACGGTTGATTGTTTAAGAGAGTGGATATTACGATTAGCGAGTGATTCAGAGTCGATACCTGAGGAGGCTGAAGCACTTAAGCTGCAATACAATTCGTTTTTACAGGTCGATGAATATCAGCAACAAATATTAGCAAGTAATGAAGAAATAACGCCTGAAGTCGTGTTACCAATAATTAATCATTTAGAGGGCGGTTATTGGTTAATTAATTTTATCCCTGGCAAGGATATTCTGAAACAAGGCAACGAACCGCGTTTAATGTTTGCTGAATTACAAGACATGGGAGAGCTTAAGGTCACGCCTAAACTCACGGCTATTCCACGATGGAGTGATGTATTACCCGAAGATATTTATGTTAGTTGGGATCTTGAATTAATTAGTCAAGTGAGTGAATTACAAATAAAAGAAGCATTTGAGTGGGTTGAGGATGACTCTACTATTACTATTACACACTCTAGTGCAATACAAGCTGTAATCCCAGCATCATGTCAGAACATTGTACCTACTGCAGATAATAAAGAATCTACTTTAGCAGTGCTAAGTACTCAAGTTTCCCCCCAGAAAATAACGAATAACAAATCAACAGAAACAAGTTCCATTCGAGTCTCTATCGATAAAGTTGATGCCTTAATTAATATGGTCGGCGAGCTGGTTATCACTCAAGCGATGCTGGGTGAACTTGGGCAGGACTTTTCTGCAGATAAACTTCCAGCCTTAAAGAAGGGTCTTATTCAGTTATCTCAACATACCCGTGAAATGCAAGATAGCGTGATGAAAATTCGGATGCTACCAATTCAATTTGCTTTTAACCGGATACCTCGAATGGTCAGAGATCTAAGTGAACAATTAGGTAAAAATGTATTGCTTCGTATGCACGGGGAAGAAACGGAATTGGATAAAATCATGCTGGAAAAACTCTCTGACCCGATTGTGCATCTTGTCCGTAACGCTTTAGATCATGGTATTGAAACAATTGAAGAAAGAAAGCTGACAGGTAAAAGTGATGTTGCTTGTCTTGATATTAGTGCTTTTCATCAAGGCGGTGAAATAATTGTCGAGATCCGAGATGATGGCCGAGGATTAAATCGCGCTAAAATCCATGCAAAAGCAATTGAAAAAGGCATAGCGAAAGAAGGCCAGCATTACAATCATAGCCAAATCGATGAGCTTATTTTTGCTCCGGGATTTTCAACCGTTGAAACTGTCAGTGATATCTCAGGTCGTGGTGTCGGAATGGATGTAGTAAAAAATAATATTGAGTCGCTTGGTGGTGATATTCAGGTTGAGTCTAATGATGGTGAGGGCAGTTGCTTTTCGATCCGATTACCGCTCACACTTTCTATTATGGATGGACAATTAATTAAGATTGGCAATAAAACGTATGTCTTACCTATCATGTCGATAATTGAATCCCTACAGTTAAAAGATGGCATGGTGACGAAACTAGCAGACCAAACTGAAGTATTTAAATTGCGAGATGAATTTATTCCAATTATTCGACTTTACCAAGTGCTAAATCATGAAACGAGTCTTGAACGAATCAGTGATGGACTATTAGTTGTGGTCGAAAGTGGCGCTAATAAATATGGTTTATTAGTGGATGATTTAGCTGCGCAACAGCAAGTCGTAATCAAGAATCTAGAAGATAATTTTATGAAGGTGGGCTGTGTTTCTGGAGCCACAATCCTAGGTAATGGAACGGTCGCTTTAATTCTAGATATTACAGATATTATAAAGAGAATAACCAGTAAACAATATCTACAGCAAAGTCAGCGATCACCTGTAGCAGCTTAATAGAAGGAAATAGGTATGGATAATCGAACATTAACAGATATTGATACAGGCGAAAAATCGACTCAATTTTTGACCTTCATTATGGCTGACGAAGAATATGGCGTGGAAATATTAGACGTGCAAGAAATTCGAGGTTGGGAACCTTGTACCGAAATTCCAAATATGCCGGAATATGTTAAAGGTGTTATTAATTTACGCGGCACTATCGTTCCAATTGTTGATTTGCGGCAAAAGTTTGGTTTAAACAACATCGAATATAGTGCGACAACCGTGGTGATCGTCGTAATGGTCTTGGTTGAAGGAAAATCAAAAGTAATGGGACTTGTTGTTGATGCTGTTTCTGATGTTCATACGATCTCACATCACGATATCAATTTACCTCCGCAGTTAGGGCAAAGCGATGGGCCGAGTGTGATTAGAGGTCTGGTATCAATTAACAATAAAATGGTTGTGTTATTAAGCTCAAGTTTATTATTAGACTTGGAACAGTTCAAGAATATGGAACAAATTAATACACAGAGAGCTGAACATGCAATAGCCGTTAATGACTAAGGCCGCAGTGCCCCTTATTTTTGGCAATACTCAAGGCTATAAATTAAATAGCATGAGGATGAAAGATGCTGAATTTGAGTATTTAACGCACCTTGCTTTTAAGCAATCTGGGATTGTTATTAGTGAGGCTAAGCGAGATATGCTTTATGGCCGAGTCATGAAAAGAATACGGCATCTCAGATTAAACGGGTTTGTATCGTACTGTCAGTTATTACAGGATAGTTACAGTGGCGAAGTGAGTGAATTCATTAATGCCATCACCACTAATTTGACCGCTTTTTTTCGTGAGGACCATCATTTTGATTTTTTACAGAAAGTGGCTTTGCCGCATTTTAAACGTCATAACGTAGATAAAAAATTGAGAATATGGTCAGCAGGGTGTTCAACTGGACAAGAGCCTTACTCCATAGCAATGAGTATAGAAAGAAAACTACAGAATTGGGATGCAAAGATATTAGCGACAGATTTAGATAGCGATGTGTTATCTCTCGCTCATCATGGCATTTATGATGATCTATCCGGTATTCCTGTGGCCTATCGTTCTCAATATTGTTCTGATATTGATAAATATCATCAGTACATGATGGATACAAAAATAAGGCAGCTTATTGCCTTCAAACAACTTAATTTACTTGCAGTATGGCCAATGACAGGACGTTTTGATGCGATATTTTGTCGTAATGTTTTGATTTATTTTAATGATGAAACGAAGAGGGCGTTAGTGAAACGGTTTTACTCATTACTAAAACCGGGTGGTTACCTTTTTATTGGCCATTCCGAAAGTCTGCAAGGTTTTAATACGCATTTTACGCTTGTTGGTCAGACCGTTTATCAACGTTAGCTTATTATCTCTTAGTTATTTAACGGTGTAATAGGAATTATTGTATGCAGAAAATAAAAGTGCTTGTTGTCGATGACTCTGCATTAATGCGAAAAATACTAGAGACATTATTGAGTTTAGACCCGTTAATTGATGTTGTTGGTAGTGCTATAGATCCCTTTGAGGCACGTGAAAAAATAAAAAAGTTACAGCCGGACGTATTAACACTTGATGTTGAAATGCCAGGGATGAATGGGCTCTCCTTTTTGGATAATTTAATGCGACTGCGTCCAATGCCCGTTGTTATGGTATCAACCCTTACGTCGCAAGGTGCGCCTGTGACATTAAAAGCGTTAGAATTAGGTGCATTTGATTTTATTGCTAAGCCCACTGATAACAGTTCACAGTCATTGAGTTATTTTGGGGAAGATCTTTGCGCTAAAGTTAAGTCCGCCAGTAATGCAAATTTGCGAAGTATACGTGAGCCTGTACTTCCTCAGCTCATCAGCCGACCTGTACAAGAAGATAAATTAATTGCGATTGGAGCATCAACAGGAGGTACTGAAGCGCTAAGAGAATTATTAACACCGTTAACCCCTCCTTTTCCTCCAATTGTAGTGACTCAGCATATCCCTAAACATTTTAGTGGTGCATTTGCGAAGAGGCTAAATGACAATTGTCGTTTAACTGTTATTGAAGTGAATTCCGAGCAAGTTATTGAGCTGAATCATGTATATATAGCACCTGGAGATAAGCATTTAAAAGTGCATAAATTGGGAACTCGCTTTATTTGCCAATTGTGTGATGGCCCTGCCGTTAACCGACATAAACCTTCTGTTGATGTGTTATTAGAATCTGTTGCTGCAGTTTATGGTGATAAAGCCATTGGAGTCATGCTGACAGGAATGGGTAAAGATGGAGCTGAAGGTTTATTAACGATGCGTAAAACCGGGGCATTAACAATCGCTCAAGATGAAGCATCATCAGTCGTTTGGGGAATGCCGGGTGCCGCTGTCAAATTAGGTGCAGCCATCGATATCTTAAGTCTACCGTTGATAGCGCCGAAATTAGCGACGTTAGTACAGAAGAAAGTTAATAAAATTAAGAGGAAATCTTATGATCCGATTTAGCTTTTTCCAAGGGGTAGCGGTTGTTCCATTTATATTCATGTTGATATCCCAGGAGTGGGTCGCTGCTGTTGCTGCAGCGGTGACATTTATTATCATGTTTATTTCGTTCATGACAGCAACGCGAGCGATAGAGAAAAAGGTTGATGATACCCCCGAACCTGTCGATTTTAATCACACTAAAGTGATGCTGATAAATATGCTCCAGCAAGAACTCCCTCCACATATCGATGAGATTAAAGATGATTTAAATAAAACGCAGCAAATAAATAGTGAATCATTTACAACGCTCAATAGCGCTTTTTATCAGTTATTAAGAATGTCTTCAGAACAATCTGAATCGTTATATAACGTATTATTAAGTATTTCTAAAGATAAAGCCGCAGAACTAACAGGCATTGAGCACGATGATCCAGATGCGATTGATTTAAAAATATTTATTAAATCAACGCATCAATTTTTAAATAATTGCTCTGATTTAATGTTAGAAATAACGGCGCAAAGTAATGACGCCGTAAACAAAATTGCAGTGATGGAAAGTCAGATGGTCAATATTAATGATCTCGTTGATAATGCGAAAAAGATAGCAAGCCAGACGAACTTATTGTCACTAAATGCGGCAATTGAAGCTGCTCGAGCTGGTAATATGGGGCGTGGATTTGCGGTGGTTGCACAAGAAATTAGGCTGTTATCTGATACCTCTAATAAATTTAATGATGAGATCAGAGGCCAAGTCACACAAGCGATGGCCACATTTGTGGAAGCTAAATCAATGGTCGAGCTGTTAGCGACAGGTAATGCTGAAAAATCAGCTGAAACTCAATCACGCTTACATCAAGAACTCGTTAAATTTTCGCAATTAGAACAAAGCTTAGAAATAAACCTAGATAATCTCATGAGTCTATCTGTTGATACTAAAGCGTGTGTTAACGATTCAGTAAGGAATTTACAAGTTGAAGATATTATTAACCAGTTATCAGAGCATAATTTACATCAAGCTGAAAACTTGAAACAAGTATTACTTGCGTGTAGTGAGCTGTTATTAGAAGAAAATAATGAGGTGCAGCACTCGTTTATAGATAAGCTGAAAGTGGCGACCGACCAACTAAAGCAGCAATCACTGAAGGCTCAAAATAAGACGATAAGTAGTGGTTCTATGGATGAAGGCGAAATCGAATTGTTTTGATTATTCAGTCGATAATATTTTGTCTTCATAATTGAAGTTAGATAGACTCAAACACTTTTATCCCCTCCTTAATAAAGTTGAATGAGTCTATGTGGTTATCTATTCCCGCCTCTGTACACCGAAAAATAATTGCATTGGCATTACCAATGATTTTGTCAAATATTAGTATCCCGCTATTGGGGCTAGTTGACAGTATCGTCATTGGACATCTTGAACAAGCATGGTACCTCGGTGGTGTAGCCCTCGGCTCAACGGTTGTGATGTTTATTGTGTCGATGTGTAACTTTTTACGGATGTCGACGACAGGGTTAACTGCGCAGGCCTTTGGTAAGAAAGACAGCCTTGCTATTTTAATGACACTTGCTCATGCGTTATTAATCGCTTTTGGCTTGTCGGTTGTCCTGCTATTAGCGAAGGAATATATTGTCGAACTCGCGTTTATGCTGACGAATGCGAGTGACAATGTTCAGCTTAATGCGCAGGCATACTTATCTATTCGAATGTGGGGGATCCCTGCAGCGCTATTTAATTTTGCGATATTAGGTTGGCTAATCGGATTACAAAATATGAAAGCGCCGATGCTGTTACTGATTATCGCCAACGTGTTTAATATTTGTTTAGATGTATTGTTTGTGGTGTATTTTGAATGGGGCGTGGAAGGCGCAGCCGCTGCATCCGTTATTGCTGAATATGCCGCATTATTATTTGGATTATTACTCGTATTTAAGCAATTCAATCAATTTGAGTTACCGAAAAAATCTGACATTCGTCGCCACCTATTTGAATCGAGTAAGTTATTCGGTTTGTTATCATTAAATCGCGACATCTTCATTCGTTCGTTGTGCTTACAACTGACTTTTGCTTTTATGACCTTCAAAGGAGCAAGTCTTGGTGATGAATATATTGCAGCAAATGCAGTATTACTCAATTTTTTAATGTTTATTTCTTTTGCGTTAGATGGTGTTGCCTATGCGGTAGAGGCGATGGTCGGTAAAGCAATAGGTGCGAAAAATACAATTATTTATCGTCAATCTGTTATTGCATCATTGATTTGGGCTGGTTTATTTTCTGTAGTGTTTTCAACTGGTTTTTTTATATTCGGCGAGAAAATGGTGCTGATGATCACAGATATTGATACCGTTAACACTATTGCTGTTGAGTATTTACCTTGGTTAGTGCTATTACCGTTTACTGCTGTGTGGTGTTTCGTATTTGATGGTGTATTTATTGGTGCTACACGTGCAAAAGATATGCGTAATAGTATGTTGTTTTGTGTGATTTGCGTATTTTTACCTACGTATTTTATCAGCAGTGGATTAGGGAACCATGCTTTATGGTTAGCGATGAATACTTTCATGCTAGCCCGTGGTCTGTCACTTGCTTGGCTCTTATTACCTTCTCTT
Coding sequences within:
- a CDS encoding methyl-accepting chemotaxis protein, whose amino-acid sequence is MIRFSFFQGVAVVPFIFMLISQEWVAAVAAAVTFIIMFISFMTATRAIEKKVDDTPEPVDFNHTKVMLINMLQQELPPHIDEIKDDLNKTQQINSESFTTLNSAFYQLLRMSSEQSESLYNVLLSISKDKAAELTGIEHDDPDAIDLKIFIKSTHQFLNNCSDLMLEITAQSNDAVNKIAVMESQMVNINDLVDNAKKIASQTNLLSLNAAIEAARAGNMGRGFAVVAQEIRLLSDTSNKFNDEIRGQVTQAMATFVEAKSMVELLATGNAEKSAETQSRLHQELVKFSQLEQSLEINLDNLMSLSVDTKACVNDSVRNLQVEDIINQLSEHNLHQAENLKQVLLACSELLLEENNEVQHSFIDKLKVATDQLKQQSLKAQNKTISSGSMDEGEIELF
- a CDS encoding response regulator, with the translated sequence MKRILAVDDSLSIREMVQFTLKQAGYHVDAAVDGVDGLAKAKTGQFDLIISDINMPRMDGISLIRHLRNESTYKFTPILMLTTESGSDIKMTGKSAGATGWIVKPFNPEKLIATVQKVLR
- a CDS encoding protein-glutamate O-methyltransferase CheR, whose product is MTKAAVPLIFGNTQGYKLNSMRMKDAEFEYLTHLAFKQSGIVISEAKRDMLYGRVMKRIRHLRLNGFVSYCQLLQDSYSGEVSEFINAITTNLTAFFREDHHFDFLQKVALPHFKRHNVDKKLRIWSAGCSTGQEPYSIAMSIERKLQNWDAKILATDLDSDVLSLAHHGIYDDLSGIPVAYRSQYCSDIDKYHQYMMDTKIRQLIAFKQLNLLAVWPMTGRFDAIFCRNVLIYFNDETKRALVKRFYSLLKPGGYLFIGHSESLQGFNTHFTLVGQTVYQR
- a CDS encoding MATE family efflux transporter, which encodes MWLSIPASVHRKIIALALPMILSNISIPLLGLVDSIVIGHLEQAWYLGGVALGSTVVMFIVSMCNFLRMSTTGLTAQAFGKKDSLAILMTLAHALLIAFGLSVVLLLAKEYIVELAFMLTNASDNVQLNAQAYLSIRMWGIPAALFNFAILGWLIGLQNMKAPMLLLIIANVFNICLDVLFVVYFEWGVEGAAAASVIAEYAALLFGLLLVFKQFNQFELPKKSDIRRHLFESSKLFGLLSLNRDIFIRSLCLQLTFAFMTFKGASLGDEYIAANAVLLNFLMFISFALDGVAYAVEAMVGKAIGAKNTIIYRQSVIASLIWAGLFSVVFSTGFFIFGEKMVLMITDIDTVNTIAVEYLPWLVLLPFTAVWCFVFDGVFIGATRAKDMRNSMLFCVICVFLPTYFISSGLGNHALWLAMNTFMLARGLSLAWLLLPSLKGKSA
- the plsB gene encoding glycerol-3-phosphate 1-O-acyltransferase PlsB; protein product: MQQTPSMLSRSFVNGLVKSQYVPDNPVNALNLDLTRPIVYALKTKSMTDLVALQRACKELGLPDPLTPIKVNGVIIPSYVCLDNPAPLFGQVKDTDVFFNEFQQLLRLHKDDKALDIQLMPVALFWGRAPGKEGQVPLLSLANSISPSRLRKTFIVGLNRKDNLVRFNKPVSLRFMADQHGTDEKIVQKLIRVAKIHFSRQKLAASGPKLPNRYQLFEQLLRNPEVKKAIQVEIAEQNISAQKAEKRANDYIDEIASDFSYKLVKNTSNFMTWLWNKIYSGIKVNNAEQVRKLAADGHEIVFMPCHRSHMDYLLISYVIYNEGLIPPHIAAGINLNFFPAGPMFRRGGAFFLRRTFKGNKLYATIFREYLSLLFSKGYSVEFFTEGGRSRTGRLLPPKTGMLNMTLQAMLREQSRPITLVPVYLGYDHVMEVSTYVKELSGANKKKESMFQVFGIAKKLKNYGQAFVNFGEPINLNQYLNKHVENWRDDMNMPVEEQPQWLHQTTRDLANQVMVKINNAAAVNALTICALILHAAPHKALSREILVKQIDSYLKLLRNNPYSEFSTLPENSAEEILDQAISLKKFTVREDSLGQMLSMSYEQAVLLTFYRNNILHLFAVPSLIAAIASERPQINVQEINAKVRQLYPLIQAELFLKYSDDELDDCVTDTLSEMQQQGLIENNNDVITPVAERLMSLKLLAASIQETLQRYSIVLTVLEHDQVIEKKKLEDRSQLIAERLSSLNGVSAPEFFDKKVFAIFIEKLQELDYLSDTGTAKADKIAKLSNTVRSLTTLEVKQTISDVMLSQQTNDA
- the lexA gene encoding transcriptional repressor LexA; translated protein: MKALTQRQAEVFALVKQHIKNTGMPPTRAEIAKELGFRSPNAAEEHLKALARKGHIEILAGTSRGIRLLVDAEDASNDSGLPLIGQVAAGEPILAQEHIEAHYNVDPSMFTPTADFLLRVRGESMRNIGIMDGDLLAVHKTKNISKGQVVVARVDDEVTVKRFEQQGCEILLHPENDEMSTIRVDLNFQHFDIEGVAVGIIRNTDWM
- a CDS encoding chemotaxis protein CheW, which codes for MDNRTLTDIDTGEKSTQFLTFIMADEEYGVEILDVQEIRGWEPCTEIPNMPEYVKGVINLRGTIVPIVDLRQKFGLNNIEYSATTVVIVVMVLVEGKSKVMGLVVDAVSDVHTISHHDINLPPQLGQSDGPSVIRGLVSINNKMVVLLSSSLLLDLEQFKNMEQINTQRAEHAIAVND
- a CDS encoding chemotaxis response regulator protein-glutamate methylesterase; translation: MQKIKVLVVDDSALMRKILETLLSLDPLIDVVGSAIDPFEAREKIKKLQPDVLTLDVEMPGMNGLSFLDNLMRLRPMPVVMVSTLTSQGAPVTLKALELGAFDFIAKPTDNSSQSLSYFGEDLCAKVKSASNANLRSIREPVLPQLISRPVQEDKLIAIGASTGGTEALRELLTPLTPPFPPIVVTQHIPKHFSGAFAKRLNDNCRLTVIEVNSEQVIELNHVYIAPGDKHLKVHKLGTRFICQLCDGPAVNRHKPSVDVLLESVAAVYGDKAIGVMLTGMGKDGAEGLLTMRKTGALTIAQDEASSVVWGMPGAAVKLGAAIDILSLPLIAPKLATLVQKKVNKIKRKSYDPI
- a CDS encoding STAS domain-containing protein, which translates into the protein MEQRSIAMELGEKIDITSIALLKVTLDTLPINSHSQVFDAHRVTHIDSASCQLFHAYAQHLMIHNSSLVFLSPSDKFMAVVKALGFESYFNYA
- a CDS encoding chemotaxis protein CheA encodes the protein MDIDLKQFHHVFIEECVEGLEVMETELLKLNPGAVDSEVINTIFRVAHSIKGGAGTFGFNQLTEFTHVAEALLDDLRAGKLTLIDGHIRLFFKTVDCLREWILRLASDSESIPEEAEALKLQYNSFLQVDEYQQQILASNEEITPEVVLPIINHLEGGYWLINFIPGKDILKQGNEPRLMFAELQDMGELKVTPKLTAIPRWSDVLPEDIYVSWDLELISQVSELQIKEAFEWVEDDSTITITHSSAIQAVIPASCQNIVPTADNKESTLAVLSTQVSPQKITNNKSTETSSIRVSIDKVDALINMVGELVITQAMLGELGQDFSADKLPALKKGLIQLSQHTREMQDSVMKIRMLPIQFAFNRIPRMVRDLSEQLGKNVLLRMHGEETELDKIMLEKLSDPIVHLVRNALDHGIETIEERKLTGKSDVACLDISAFHQGGEIIVEIRDDGRGLNRAKIHAKAIEKGIAKEGQHYNHSQIDELIFAPGFSTVETVSDISGRGVGMDVVKNNIESLGGDIQVESNDGEGSCFSIRLPLTLSIMDGQLIKIGNKTYVLPIMSIIESLQLKDGMVTKLADQTEVFKLRDEFIPIIRLYQVLNHETSLERISDGLLVVVESGANKYGLLVDDLAAQQQVVIKNLEDNFMKVGCVSGATILGNGTVALILDITDIIKRITSKQYLQQSQRSPVAA